The following proteins come from a genomic window of Achromobacter deleyi:
- a CDS encoding MFS transporter, producing the protein MATTTQYPGHASALPSPGATGGAASHAKVAPGEIAVGVVIGRASEYFDFFVFGIACVLVFPRVFFPFEAQLEGTLWAFVIFSFAFIARPIGTALSMAIQRRWGRGTKLTIALFLLGTATVGMAFLPGYNVIGSHAIVLLAVFRCLQGLAFGGSWDGLPSLLALNAPPKRRGWYAMLGQLGAPIGFMIASALFLFLHLTLTEADFLDWGWRYPFFVAFAINVVALFARLRLVLTEEYTQLLEEGELEPIGTGQMVREQGYNLFLGAFAALASYALFHLVTVFPLSWIAVSATQQISDVLIVQIIGAGVGILGTIASGWIADRIGRRTTLGLLAALIGVFALFTPWLLGGSPKAQDAFILIGFALLGLSYGQASGTVTANFTKRFRYTGAALTTDMAWLIGAAFAPLVALGLSARFGLVAVSIYLLSGTACTLLALRINKALETRD; encoded by the coding sequence ATGGCGACCACCACGCAGTATCCCGGTCATGCCTCTGCCTTGCCCAGTCCGGGCGCGACAGGGGGCGCGGCCAGCCACGCCAAGGTGGCGCCGGGCGAAATCGCCGTGGGGGTCGTCATCGGACGCGCCTCCGAATACTTCGACTTCTTCGTTTTCGGCATCGCCTGCGTGCTGGTGTTTCCACGGGTGTTCTTCCCGTTCGAGGCGCAGCTGGAAGGCACGCTGTGGGCCTTCGTCATCTTCTCGTTCGCGTTCATCGCGCGGCCGATCGGCACCGCGCTGTCGATGGCGATCCAGCGGCGCTGGGGGCGCGGCACCAAGCTCACGATCGCGCTGTTCCTGCTCGGCACCGCGACGGTCGGCATGGCCTTTCTGCCCGGCTACAACGTCATCGGTTCGCACGCCATCGTGCTGCTGGCGGTGTTCCGCTGCCTGCAGGGGCTGGCCTTCGGCGGCTCGTGGGACGGCCTGCCGTCGCTGCTGGCGCTGAACGCGCCGCCCAAGCGCCGCGGCTGGTACGCGATGCTGGGCCAGCTGGGCGCGCCCATCGGCTTCATGATCGCCAGCGCGCTGTTCCTGTTCCTGCACCTGACGCTGACCGAGGCCGACTTCCTCGACTGGGGCTGGCGCTATCCGTTCTTCGTCGCCTTCGCCATCAACGTGGTGGCGCTGTTCGCGCGGCTGCGGCTGGTGCTGACCGAGGAATACACGCAGCTGCTCGAAGAGGGCGAGCTCGAACCCATCGGCACCGGCCAGATGGTGCGCGAGCAGGGCTACAACCTTTTCCTGGGCGCGTTCGCGGCGCTGGCCAGCTATGCGCTGTTCCACCTGGTGACGGTGTTCCCGCTGTCGTGGATCGCGGTCAGCGCCACGCAGCAGATCTCCGATGTGCTGATCGTGCAGATCATCGGCGCGGGCGTGGGCATCCTGGGCACCATCGCTTCGGGCTGGATCGCCGATCGCATCGGCCGGCGCACCACGCTGGGCCTGCTGGCCGCGCTGATCGGCGTGTTCGCGCTGTTCACGCCGTGGCTGCTGGGCGGCAGCCCCAAGGCGCAGGACGCCTTCATCCTGATCGGCTTCGCGCTGCTGGGGCTGTCGTACGGCCAGGCGTCCGGCACGGTGACGGCCAACTTCACCAAGCGTTTCCGCTACACCGGCGCGGCGCTCACCACCGACATGGCCTGGCTGATCGGCGCGGCTTTCGCGCCGCTGGTGGCGCTGGGCCTGTCGGCGCGCTTCGGGCTGGTGGCGGTCAGCATCTACCTGCTGTCCGGCACCGCCTGCACGCTGCTGGCCCTGCGCATCAACAAGGCGCTGGAAACGCGTGACTGA
- a CDS encoding amino acid ABC transporter substrate-binding protein: MPIFRTTAGALALATVTSLAHAGPTLDTVKKRGYVQCGVSTGIQGFSSPDSKGNWQGLDVDMCRAIAATVFNDASKFRLTPLTTQARFTALQSGEVDVLTRNVTPTMARDTTLGLISTGVNYYDSQGVMVSAKLGVKKLRELDGATICVQPGTVTELDLADWFRANGLKFKPVVIDKYDEIVRAFAAGRCDAFTSDKSQLAASRTTLEQPDNYLILDENIAKSPLGPMVRQGDDNWFNVVRWTLNAMLEAEEFGVTSANVDSQLKSNNPNVQRILGVTPGMGKNLGVDDKWAYSIVKQVGNYGESFERNLGMASAMKLPRGLNAQWRDGGQMYGWPVR, encoded by the coding sequence ATGCCGATATTCCGAACCACGGCCGGCGCCCTGGCGCTGGCCACCGTCACCAGCCTGGCCCACGCCGGCCCCACCCTCGACACCGTCAAGAAGCGGGGCTACGTGCAGTGCGGCGTGTCCACCGGCATCCAGGGCTTTTCCTCGCCGGACAGCAAGGGCAACTGGCAGGGGCTGGACGTGGACATGTGCCGAGCCATCGCCGCCACCGTCTTCAACGACGCCAGCAAATTCCGCCTGACGCCGTTGACCACGCAGGCGCGCTTCACCGCGCTGCAATCGGGCGAGGTCGATGTGCTGACGCGCAACGTCACTCCGACGATGGCGCGCGACACCACGCTGGGCCTGATCAGCACTGGCGTGAACTATTACGACAGCCAGGGCGTGATGGTGTCGGCCAAGCTCGGCGTCAAGAAGCTCAGGGAACTGGACGGCGCCACCATCTGCGTGCAGCCCGGCACCGTCACCGAGCTCGACCTGGCCGACTGGTTCCGCGCCAACGGCCTGAAGTTCAAGCCGGTGGTGATCGACAAGTACGACGAGATCGTGCGCGCCTTCGCGGCCGGCCGCTGCGACGCCTTCACCTCCGACAAATCGCAGCTGGCGGCCTCGCGCACCACGCTGGAGCAGCCGGACAATTACCTGATCCTGGACGAGAACATCGCCAAGAGCCCGCTCGGCCCGATGGTGCGCCAGGGCGACGACAACTGGTTCAACGTGGTGCGCTGGACGCTCAACGCCATGCTCGAAGCAGAGGAATTCGGCGTCACCTCGGCCAACGTCGACAGCCAGCTGAAAAGCAACAACCCCAACGTGCAGCGCATCCTCGGCGTAACGCCGGGCATGGGCAAGAACCTGGGGGTGGACGACAAGTGGGCCTACAGCATCGTCAAGCAGGTCGGCAACTACGGCGAGAGCTTTGAGCGCAACCTGGGGATGGCCAGCGCGATGAAGCTGCCGCGCGGCCTGAACGCGCAATGGCGCGACGGCGGCCAGATGTACGGCTGGCCGGTGCGCTGA
- a CDS encoding aspartate aminotransferase family protein, with protein sequence MDQTLRAAAREYLIRYGGDTFPNLFKSAKGTVVRDDTGREILDFTSGQMCATIGHNHPAIVDAVRRAGETAFHFFSGMIPEAVAQLAATLARDWMPAGMTKSIFVNTGSESNEIALRMAKMHKSGFEILAVGGSWHGVTSGAGSVSYASDRKGYGVPPAGVFVMPEPNAYRPYIAGLDAEQSALACLEIGLKMFDMASAGRPAAIIVEPVISAGGVLVPPKSYMQALRRAADARGMLLIFDEAQTAFGRLGCRTGSEHFGVTPDIISVSKTLGGGLPLAATITTPAIEQDVHEKGFTFYTSHVSDPLPATVGLAVLETLQREQLLERARRQGDYLRRGLLELQQRHEAIGDVRGLGLLLGVELVQDRDTREPYHALGALTTQRCFELGLSMNIRRRPERGSVWRIAPPLTVSNEEIDRAVAILDQALTESLDQIAKPRALTA encoded by the coding sequence ATGGATCAAACCCTGCGTGCGGCGGCCCGCGAATACCTCATCCGCTACGGCGGCGACACCTTCCCGAACCTGTTCAAGTCGGCCAAGGGCACGGTGGTGCGCGACGACACCGGCCGCGAGATCCTGGACTTCACCTCGGGCCAGATGTGCGCCACCATCGGCCACAACCATCCGGCCATCGTCGACGCGGTGCGCCGCGCCGGCGAGACCGCCTTCCACTTCTTCAGCGGCATGATCCCCGAAGCCGTGGCGCAACTGGCCGCCACCCTGGCGCGCGACTGGATGCCGGCCGGCATGACCAAGTCGATCTTCGTCAACACCGGTTCCGAGAGCAACGAGATCGCGCTGCGCATGGCCAAGATGCACAAGAGCGGCTTCGAGATCCTGGCCGTGGGCGGCTCGTGGCACGGCGTCACCAGCGGCGCCGGCTCGGTCTCGTACGCCAGCGACCGCAAGGGCTACGGCGTGCCGCCGGCCGGCGTGTTCGTCATGCCGGAGCCGAACGCGTACCGCCCCTACATCGCCGGCCTGGACGCCGAACAGTCGGCGCTGGCCTGCCTGGAGATCGGCCTGAAGATGTTCGACATGGCCTCGGCCGGCCGGCCCGCGGCCATCATCGTCGAACCGGTGATCAGCGCCGGCGGCGTGCTGGTGCCGCCCAAGTCATACATGCAGGCCCTGCGCCGCGCCGCCGATGCGCGCGGCATGCTGCTGATCTTCGACGAGGCGCAGACCGCCTTCGGCCGCCTCGGCTGCCGCACCGGTTCGGAACACTTCGGCGTCACGCCCGACATCATCAGCGTCTCCAAGACCCTGGGCGGCGGCCTGCCGCTGGCGGCCACCATCACCACGCCCGCCATCGAGCAGGACGTGCACGAAAAGGGCTTCACCTTCTACACCAGCCACGTCTCGGACCCGCTGCCCGCCACCGTCGGCCTGGCGGTGCTGGAAACGCTGCAACGCGAACAGCTGCTGGAGCGCGCCCGCCGCCAGGGCGACTACCTGCGCCGCGGCCTGCTGGAACTGCAACAGCGCCACGAAGCCATCGGCGACGTGCGCGGCCTGGGCCTGCTGCTGGGCGTGGAGCTGGTGCAGGACCGCGACACGCGCGAGCCGTACCACGCGCTTGGCGCCCTGACCACGCAGCGCTGCTTCGAACTGGGGCTGTCGATGAACATCCGCCGTCGTCCCGAGCGCGGCTCGGTTTGGCGCATCGCGCCGCCGCTGACGGTCAGCAACGAGGAAATCGACCGCGCCGTCGCGATCCTGGACCAGGCCCTGACCGAAAGCCTGGACCAGATCGCCAAGCCCCGCGCGCTGACCGCCTGA
- a CDS encoding LysR family transcriptional regulator, producing the protein MDTRWLQDFITLSELRNFTRAAEARNLSQAAFSRRIQSLENWAGARLIDRSAFPTQLTEAGERFRVAAIELVNQLVEARAGIAAVPARNQLRLATSYALATTHLPRWWRDWSAGQQLSRSLQTGNVHDTVSAFTSGAADLLICFHQVAQPLPLDLSRYDCLTLGRELIRPYAARGLVEREGLDLPGTTARPVPLLMYSPSVYFARLIDAAIESGPEPLHGVRLFEAEMSDVLGDMAAQGLGVAWLADSALGRLETADLVPLANRAWDIEVAILAFKDRSDARAAVEAVWRRMAAAAQPA; encoded by the coding sequence ATGGATACCCGGTGGCTGCAGGACTTCATCACCTTGTCGGAGCTGCGCAACTTCACGCGCGCGGCCGAGGCCCGCAATCTGTCGCAGGCGGCCTTCAGCCGCCGCATCCAGAGCCTGGAGAACTGGGCCGGCGCGCGGCTGATCGACCGTTCCGCCTTTCCGACCCAGCTGACCGAGGCGGGCGAGCGCTTCCGCGTCGCGGCGATCGAACTGGTCAACCAGCTGGTCGAGGCGCGCGCGGGCATCGCCGCGGTGCCGGCGCGCAACCAGCTGCGCCTGGCGACCTCCTATGCCTTGGCCACGACCCACCTGCCGCGCTGGTGGCGCGACTGGAGCGCGGGACAGCAGCTCAGTCGCAGCCTGCAGACGGGCAACGTGCACGACACGGTGTCGGCCTTCACCTCGGGCGCGGCCGACCTGCTGATCTGTTTCCACCAGGTGGCGCAGCCGCTGCCGCTGGACCTGTCGCGGTATGACTGCCTGACGCTGGGCCGCGAGCTGATCCGGCCGTACGCGGCGCGCGGCCTGGTCGAACGCGAGGGGCTGGACTTGCCGGGCACCACGGCGCGGCCGGTGCCGTTGCTGATGTACTCGCCCAGCGTCTATTTCGCGCGCCTGATCGACGCGGCGATCGAGAGCGGGCCGGAGCCCTTGCACGGCGTGCGCCTGTTCGAGGCGGAGATGTCGGACGTGCTGGGCGACATGGCGGCGCAGGGGCTGGGCGTGGCCTGGCTGGCCGACAGCGCGCTGGGACGCCTGGAAACGGCCGACCTGGTGCCGCTGGCCAACCGCGCCTGGGACATCGAGGTGGCCATCCTGGCATTCAAGGACCGCAGCGACGCGCGCGCCGCGGTCGAGGCCGTGTGGCGGCGGATGGCCGCCGCGGCTCAGCCGGCGTAG
- a CDS encoding histone deacetylase family protein, which yields MHIFHNPVHAKHDGRQEMFRGKLVPCHETPARLEYVLDALRQRGIGTLQAPAAPDLDLIRRVHSPRYVDFLQGAWADWIALDPANAELDILPSVWPVRGFRHDIAPSNFAARLGLFSFDSGSPLTAGTWEAAAAGAACAIDAARTVSSGSGPRAAMALTRPPGHHAGADFFGGYCFLNNAALAAQALREAGAERVAVLDIDYHHGNGTQSIFYERGDVLTVSVHGDPTTEYPFFLGYADEPGQGAGLGANLNLPLTAGTDFAGWTEALEQGLAAIGRFKPDALVIALGVDTYEGDPISKFKLRSADYLQVGARLARLGLPTVFTMEGGYAVAEVGTNVANVLEGYAG from the coding sequence GTGCATATCTTCCACAACCCCGTCCACGCCAAACACGATGGCCGCCAGGAAATGTTCCGCGGCAAGCTGGTGCCCTGTCATGAGACCCCGGCCCGGCTCGAGTACGTGCTGGACGCCCTGCGCCAGCGCGGCATCGGCACGCTGCAAGCGCCGGCCGCGCCCGACCTGGACCTGATCCGGCGCGTGCACAGCCCGCGCTACGTCGACTTCCTGCAAGGCGCCTGGGCCGACTGGATCGCGCTGGACCCGGCCAACGCCGAGCTCGACATCCTGCCGTCGGTGTGGCCGGTGCGCGGTTTCCGCCACGACATCGCGCCCAGCAACTTCGCCGCGCGCCTCGGTCTGTTCTCGTTCGACAGCGGCAGCCCGTTGACGGCGGGCACCTGGGAAGCAGCCGCCGCCGGCGCGGCCTGCGCCATCGACGCGGCGCGCACGGTCTCGAGCGGCAGCGGCCCGCGCGCCGCCATGGCGCTTACGCGCCCGCCCGGCCATCACGCCGGCGCCGACTTCTTCGGCGGCTACTGCTTCCTGAACAACGCCGCCCTGGCGGCCCAGGCGCTGCGCGAGGCCGGCGCCGAGCGCGTCGCGGTGCTGGACATCGACTACCACCACGGCAACGGCACCCAGAGCATCTTCTACGAGCGCGGCGACGTGCTGACCGTGTCGGTGCATGGCGACCCGACCACCGAATATCCCTTCTTCCTGGGTTACGCCGATGAGCCCGGCCAGGGCGCGGGCCTGGGCGCCAACCTGAACCTGCCGCTGACGGCCGGCACCGACTTCGCCGGCTGGACCGAGGCGCTCGAACAGGGCCTGGCCGCCATCGGCCGCTTCAAGCCGGACGCGCTGGTGATCGCGCTGGGCGTGGACACCTACGAAGGCGACCCGATCTCGAAATTCAAGCTGCGCAGCGCCGACTACCTGCAGGTGGGCGCGCGCCTGGCACGGCTGGGCCTGCCCACCGTCTTCACCATGGAAGGCGGCTATGCGGTGGCCGAGGTCGGCACCAATGTCGCCAACGTGCTGGAGGGCTACGCCGGCTGA
- a CDS encoding SanA/YdcF family protein: MNASPSRWRRRLLATAAGLCAAVVLAAAALVAAGLLAGAPRADVAVVLGNTVAPDGRPSPRLAARLDRAYDCYAAGRCRVVFVSGGVDPAGRDEAAVMRDYLISRGVPADRVVADSLGNDTWATAIHASAYMREHGYASAIAITQYFHVPRTMLALRRHGVPQVGGASPRFAEARDLYSILRELPAIAWYAARPL; the protein is encoded by the coding sequence ATGAACGCTTCACCCTCCCGCTGGCGCCGCCGCCTCCTCGCCACCGCCGCCGGCCTGTGCGCCGCCGTGGTGCTGGCGGCCGCCGCGCTGGTCGCGGCGGGCCTGCTGGCAGGCGCCCCGCGTGCGGACGTCGCGGTGGTGCTGGGCAACACCGTCGCGCCCGACGGCCGTCCGTCGCCGCGCCTGGCGGCCCGGCTGGACCGCGCCTACGACTGCTACGCCGCCGGGCGCTGCAGGGTCGTCTTCGTCAGCGGCGGCGTCGATCCGGCGGGCCGCGACGAGGCCGCGGTCATGCGCGACTACCTGATCTCGCGCGGCGTGCCGGCCGACCGGGTGGTGGCCGACAGCCTCGGCAACGACACCTGGGCCACCGCCATCCACGCCAGCGCCTACATGCGCGAGCATGGCTACGCCAGCGCCATCGCCATCACGCAGTACTTCCACGTGCCGCGCACCATGCTGGCGCTCAGGCGCCACGGCGTGCCCCAGGTTGGCGGCGCCTCGCCCCGCTTCGCCGAGGCGCGCGACCTGTATTCGATCCTGCGCGAGCTGCCGGCCATCGCCTGGTACGCGGCGCGGCCGCTATAG
- a CDS encoding LysR family transcriptional regulator, whose protein sequence is MLNYRHLYYFWMVAKEGGFSRAAERLDMAIQTISAQVRELEKNLGHQLLRPAGRGVALTDAGQAAFARAEEIFQIGQELPQEVRAAATKPVIRLSVGLSDGISKLAAHALLGPVLDTPDLRLTCHEGEVEELLGELARHHLDLVLAGQGAPANPNLRLTSDRLVSSPVDWYGPARLVRKADTQDFPHCLERLPVLLPTGHSVLRQTLDRWFNEQGLRPNVVGEFEDSALMSVFAARGLGVFPLSRLGGDDVGLLRGLRPLARCDSVHEEIYGIRNRRGQHHPLVQRILAHAKTSVFS, encoded by the coding sequence ATGCTCAATTACCGCCACCTGTACTACTTCTGGATGGTCGCCAAGGAAGGCGGCTTCTCGCGCGCCGCCGAGCGGCTCGACATGGCCATCCAGACCATCAGCGCCCAGGTGCGCGAACTGGAAAAGAACCTGGGCCACCAGTTGCTGCGCCCGGCCGGCCGCGGCGTGGCCCTGACCGACGCCGGCCAGGCGGCCTTCGCCCGCGCCGAGGAGATCTTCCAGATCGGCCAGGAATTGCCGCAGGAGGTCCGCGCCGCCGCCACCAAGCCGGTGATCCGGCTGTCGGTGGGCCTGTCGGACGGCATCTCAAAGCTGGCCGCCCACGCACTGCTGGGCCCGGTGCTGGACACCCCGGACCTGCGCCTGACCTGCCACGAGGGCGAGGTCGAGGAACTGCTGGGCGAACTGGCGCGCCACCACCTGGACCTGGTGCTGGCCGGCCAGGGCGCGCCGGCCAACCCCAACCTGCGCCTGACCAGCGACCGGTTGGTGTCCTCGCCGGTGGACTGGTACGGCCCGGCGCGACTGGTGCGCAAGGCCGACACCCAGGACTTCCCCCACTGCCTGGAACGCCTGCCGGTGCTGCTGCCCACCGGCCATTCGGTGCTGCGCCAGACGCTGGACCGGTGGTTCAATGAACAGGGCCTGCGGCCCAACGTGGTCGGCGAGTTCGAGGACAGCGCGCTGATGTCGGTGTTCGCCGCGCGCGGGCTGGGCGTGTTCCCGCTCAGTCGCCTGGGCGGCGACGACGTCGGCCTGCTGCGCGGCCTGCGGCCGCTGGCGCGCTGCGATAGCGTGCACGAGGAGATCTACGGCATCCGCAACCGCCGCGGACAGCACCATCCGCTGGTGCAACGCATCCTGGCGCATGCCAAGACTTCGGTTTTTTCTTAA
- a CDS encoding TerC family protein, whose protein sequence is MEALLSFLQADFAGTPAWSWLLFIGIVISLLVFDLGVLHKEDREIGVRESLLLSAGYISAALMFGGWVWWQMGPASGMAYYTGFLIEKSLSLDNVFVIALIFSFFAIPRQFQHRVLFWGILGVIVLRAIMIGLGAALVSNFGWLMYLFGAFLVFTGIKMWMIADQEPDIATNPILKFLKRRMRVTEGLRGNAFWVREPDAATGKTVRWATPLFLALVLIEFVDLLFAVDSVPAIFAITTDPFIVYTSNIFAILGLRALYFALAAMIHRFHYLKYALSLVLVFIGTKIFLVGFVGKIPAVVSLSVTFGLIGGGVLFSLWKTRSGAPQPELKTE, encoded by the coding sequence ATGGAAGCCTTGCTCTCATTTCTACAAGCCGACTTCGCCGGCACGCCGGCCTGGAGCTGGCTGCTGTTCATCGGCATCGTCATCTCCCTGCTGGTCTTCGACCTGGGCGTGCTGCACAAGGAAGACCGCGAGATCGGCGTGCGCGAAAGCCTGCTGCTGTCGGCCGGCTACATCAGCGCGGCCCTGATGTTCGGCGGCTGGGTCTGGTGGCAGATGGGCCCGGCCAGCGGCATGGCCTATTACACGGGCTTCCTGATCGAGAAATCGCTGTCGCTGGACAACGTCTTCGTGATCGCGCTGATCTTCAGTTTCTTTGCCATCCCGCGCCAGTTCCAGCACCGCGTGCTGTTCTGGGGCATCCTGGGGGTGATCGTGCTGCGCGCCATCATGATCGGCCTGGGCGCCGCGCTGGTCAGCAACTTCGGCTGGTTGATGTACCTGTTCGGCGCGTTCCTGGTGTTCACCGGCATCAAGATGTGGATGATCGCCGACCAGGAGCCGGACATCGCCACCAACCCGATCCTGAAGTTCCTGAAGCGCCGCATGCGCGTCACGGAAGGCCTGCGCGGCAACGCCTTCTGGGTGCGCGAGCCGGACGCGGCCACGGGCAAGACGGTGCGCTGGGCCACGCCGCTGTTCCTGGCCCTGGTATTGATCGAGTTCGTGGACCTGCTGTTCGCGGTGGACTCGGTGCCGGCGATCTTCGCCATCACCACCGACCCGTTCATCGTGTACACCAGCAACATCTTCGCGATCCTGGGCCTGCGTGCGCTGTACTTCGCGCTGGCGGCGATGATCCACCGCTTTCACTACCTGAAGTACGCGCTGTCGCTGGTGCTGGTGTTCATTGGCACGAAGATCTTCCTGGTCGGCTTCGTCGGCAAGATTCCCGCCGTGGTGTCGCTGTCGGTGACCTTCGGCCTGATCGGTGGCGGCGTGCTGTTCTCGCTGTGGAAAACCCGCTCGGGTGCGCCGCAGCCTGAGCTGAAGACGGAGTAA
- a CDS encoding alpha/beta fold hydrolase, translated as MPLQLVLLPGMDGTGDLFDPLLSALPAAPPPVVLRYPAREPLDYPALEQRVRQALPAQTPFVLLAESFSGPLGAAIAAAPPPNLRGLILCASFVRAPHPRLGVARPLASWLPVTLLPRAVLHHLLLGAHGTPALRAALDQAVARVAPTVMRARLKAVMGADQTAAFAGVRMPLLYLQARHDRVVPPAAAALVARLAPQARIVDIDAPHCLLQAAPRAAAEAITDFLRTLEAARR; from the coding sequence ATGCCCCTTCAACTGGTCCTGTTGCCCGGCATGGACGGCACCGGCGATCTGTTTGATCCGCTGCTGTCCGCGCTCCCCGCCGCGCCGCCGCCCGTGGTGCTGCGCTATCCCGCCCGCGAGCCGCTCGATTACCCCGCGCTGGAACAGCGCGTGCGCCAGGCCCTGCCCGCGCAGACGCCGTTCGTGCTGCTGGCCGAATCATTCTCCGGACCGTTGGGCGCCGCCATCGCCGCCGCGCCGCCGCCGAACCTGCGCGGCCTGATCCTGTGCGCCTCGTTCGTCCGCGCGCCCCATCCCCGCCTGGGCGTGGCGCGCCCGCTGGCCAGCTGGCTGCCGGTCACGCTGCTGCCGCGCGCGGTCCTGCACCACTTGTTGCTGGGCGCCCATGGCACTCCGGCGCTGCGCGCCGCGCTGGACCAGGCCGTCGCGCGGGTGGCGCCCACCGTCATGCGGGCCCGCCTCAAGGCCGTGATGGGCGCCGACCAGACCGCGGCATTCGCCGGCGTGCGCATGCCGCTGCTGTACCTGCAGGCGCGCCACGACCGCGTCGTGCCGCCCGCCGCCGCCGCGCTGGTCGCGCGGCTGGCGCCTCAGGCCCGCATCGTCGACATCGACGCGCCGCATTGCCTGCTGCAGGCCGCGCCCAGGGCCGCCGCCGAGGCCATCACCGACTTCCTGCGCACGCTCGAGGCGGCCCGGCGATGA
- the tam gene encoding trans-aconitate 2-methyltransferase codes for MTWSAKQYSAFENERTRPVRDLVAALPNETVATAVDLGCGPGNSTEVLASRYPQAEVTGMDSSDDMVVAARKRLPSIAFELADIETWNPPRQYDVILANAALQWVPDHATLYPRLVGKLAPGGSLAVQTPDNLEEPAHKLARQVAADGPWAARIGDVKHPPRHSAAWYYELLKPHCDRLDVWRTTYLHPLAGAQAVVEWFKGTALRPYLNKLDAGEQAAFLARYQEEIARAYPALADGTVLLPFPRLFLVAGPKG; via the coding sequence ATGACCTGGTCCGCCAAACAGTATTCCGCCTTTGAAAACGAACGCACCCGTCCGGTGCGTGATCTGGTCGCGGCGCTGCCCAACGAGACGGTCGCGACCGCCGTCGACCTCGGGTGCGGCCCCGGCAACTCCACCGAGGTGCTGGCCAGCCGCTATCCCCAGGCCGAGGTGACCGGCATGGACAGCTCGGACGACATGGTGGTGGCGGCGCGCAAGCGCCTGCCGTCGATCGCGTTCGAGCTGGCCGATATCGAGACCTGGAATCCGCCGCGCCAGTACGACGTGATCCTGGCCAACGCCGCGCTGCAATGGGTGCCCGACCACGCGACCCTGTATCCGCGCCTGGTGGGTAAGCTGGCCCCGGGCGGCAGCCTGGCGGTGCAGACGCCGGACAACCTGGAAGAGCCGGCCCACAAGCTGGCGCGCCAGGTCGCCGCGGATGGCCCCTGGGCCGCCAGGATCGGCGACGTCAAGCATCCGCCGCGCCACAGCGCCGCCTGGTACTACGAACTGCTCAAGCCGCACTGCGATCGCCTGGATGTGTGGCGCACCACCTACCTGCACCCGCTGGCGGGCGCGCAGGCGGTGGTGGAGTGGTTCAAGGGCACGGCCCTGCGCCCCTACCTGAACAAGCTGGATGCCGGCGAGCAGGCGGCGTTCCTGGCGCGTTACCAGGAAGAGATCGCGCGCGCCTATCCGGCGCTGGCGGACGGCACGGTGCTGCTGCCGTTCCCGCGCCTGTTCCTGGTGGCGGGGCCGAAGGGCTGA
- a CDS encoding AraC family transcriptional regulator produces the protein MYPPEAHSPYFDPDMPAQWTYAMRVDAARNSHESPTHRHRMGQLVLSLQGAVTSTVPQGLWMVPPRYGVWIPGGTPHSNRVTDNGRVCFLFVPPDTPGLPRQCCTLAITPLVRELMVHLADLSPAATADPGNRRLADVLVEQLAQMPTEQLHLPLSEHPRLREIATALHADPADRSTVAEWGRRLAMSERTLARLVRQEVGMSFGRWRQQMHIVMALQRLSSGVSVQRTAEDLGYESVSAFITMFRKTLGQTPARYFADKAGGLDGA, from the coding sequence ATGTATCCGCCGGAAGCCCACAGCCCCTATTTCGATCCCGACATGCCCGCGCAATGGACCTACGCCATGCGCGTGGATGCGGCCCGGAACAGCCACGAATCCCCCACCCACCGCCACCGCATGGGCCAGCTGGTGCTGTCACTGCAGGGCGCCGTGACCAGCACGGTGCCGCAGGGCCTGTGGATGGTGCCGCCGCGCTACGGCGTCTGGATCCCGGGCGGCACCCCGCACAGCAACCGGGTCACCGACAATGGCCGGGTCTGCTTCCTGTTCGTGCCGCCGGATACCCCCGGCCTGCCGCGCCAATGCTGCACGCTGGCGATCACGCCGCTGGTGCGCGAGTTGATGGTCCACCTGGCCGACCTGTCGCCGGCCGCCACCGCCGATCCGGGCAACCGCAGGCTGGCCGACGTGCTGGTCGAGCAACTGGCGCAGATGCCGACCGAGCAGTTGCACCTGCCGCTGTCGGAACACCCGCGCCTGCGCGAGATCGCCACGGCCCTGCACGCCGATCCGGCCGACCGCAGCACGGTGGCCGAGTGGGGCAGGCGCCTGGCCATGAGCGAGCGCACGCTGGCGCGCCTGGTGCGGCAGGAGGTCGGCATGAGCTTCGGCCGCTGGCGCCAGCAGATGCACATCGTGATGGCGCTGCAGCGCCTGTCGTCGGGCGTGTCGGTGCAGCGCACCGCCGAAGACCTGGGCTATGAATCGGTCAGCGCCTTCATCACCATGTTCCGCAAGACGCTGGGGCAGACGCCGGCGCGCTATTTCGCCGACAAGGCCGGCGGCCTCGACGGCGCCTGA